DNA from Evansella sp. LMS18:
GACGTTTCCTGAAAGGTAAAAGTAAATGGGCCGATTTTCAGTACTCCTTCAGGGTCATATTCTTCTGCGATAGCGTACGGTTCTTTACCGAGACGCTGAAAGCCTTCCGGGTCCCGTGTATGCCCGTAAATTTTTAACGGCCTGGTTGAGCGCTCCAGATTCATATCAACAACGCGGCTGTACTGCAGCACCCCTACGTCTGCCACATGATCATGATGGTAATGGGTAAGTATTAAGGCATCGAGGTCGGCAGTTTCAATATATTTCTGCAGTTTCGAGACCGCACCGCTTCCGCAGTCAAGTAGTATTTTCGTATCTTCCTCTTTCAGCAAATAAGCAGATGTTGCCCCGTCTGGTCCAGGGTAACCTCCCCAGTAGCCTATAACAGTAATCTTCATCGAACATCGTCCTTTCTCGTGAATATGAGACGTTCCTTAGTATGAAGGTAACACGCCCAACATATAAGCGAAAGCCAGAGACACTAAAGAAAACTTGGCAAGCCAAGCCTTAAAAGAGGCGAAGGATTGCCTTAGTTGCACTTATACTATAACCCTAAAATTTTGTCAGCGTCGAGACGGCTACGTTGCGAAAATTTTATACTTTCTTATAGTACAAAAAAACCCGCAATGACCTGGGTCATTACGGGTTTCTTATCACCTTAAGCTTCCTGAGCTTCAGGGTAGACGCTCACACGCTTGCGGTCACGTCCAACACGTTCGAATTTAACAACACCGTCCACTTTCGCGAACAATGTGTCATCTCCGCCTTTACCTACGTTCACTCCAGGGTAGATACGAGTTCCACGCTGACGTACAAGGATAGATCCGCCTGTTACCATTTGTCCGTCTCCGCGCTTAGTACCAAGACGCTTCGCAATGGAGTCACGACCGTTCTTTGTACTACCTACACCCTTCTTTTGAGCGAAAAACTGAATGTCTAATTTTAAAAACATGGTCTTCACCTCCTGGATTTATGTTTTAATTTGAATAAACTGTCCGTATTGTTCTTCCAGCGTTTTCAGCGAGTAGAACATACCTTCCAGTAATAGTTGAACTTTCTCGTAAGTGTCCGTATCGAGTTTTTTCGGAACACGACAGCGGAGAAAGCCTCCTTCACCTTCCATTTCTACATCAAGCTCCACACCGCATATCGCCGCGATGGCGTTCACTGTACCAAATGATACGGTAGAAGCGCCGGCGCATACGAGATCTTTGCCACTTTCAGCAAAATCAGCATGTCCGCTCATCGTAAATGTATGGATGGTTCCGTCCTGATTCCTGTCAAAAACAACGTTAATCATAAGACACCTTACGCGTTGATTTTTTCGATTGTTACTTTAGTGTAAGGCTGACGATGTCCTTGCTTACGACGATAGTTTTTCTTAGCTTTGTATTTAAACACAGTCAGTTTCTTTCCACGACCCTGTTTTTCAACTTTAGCTGAAACTGTCGCACCTTCTACGAATGGAGCTCCAACTTTTGTTTCGTCTCCACCTACAAGGATTACGTTTTCGAATGTAACAGTGTCTCCTTCAGCTGCATCAAGCTTCTCGATGAAAACCTCTTGGCCTTCTGTTACTTTTACTTGTTTTCCACCTGTTTCAATAATTGCGTACACGACGGCACCTCCTTCTAGTACTCAGACTCGCCATTACAGGTGCAGAAATCATAAGAAATCCGCTTAAAAACCTGATCTGCGCGGTTGTAGTTCTTTGGGTGCTTCCAAACAACTAACAAAAGAAATCATACCATATTTTGAAGATCTGTGTCAATAACTCCTTTTTAACCACTTAAAAACTTGATTAATCACTTTCTTTCAAGCCAGACATTTTTAATTTTTTCCCTGCTCCCCAGCATCCTGATAATATAATAAGGAAATTTTCCCTGCAGTTCCGTACTGGACAGCAGAAATAATTTTTTCCCTGATGTGCCTTCCAGTTTATTAAGCCTTGAATCATTGCCATTATCCAGCATCTCTTTCAGCAGCCCAGGGGAAGCTTCCACTAAAACAGCTTCATCCTCCGTATTTTTCAGCTCCAGGATTCCTCTTTCCAGTTCTGCTGCTCCGCTTTTCACTGTACGTAATCTGCCAGTGCCGCCGCATACTTCGCACGGTTCTGTCAGCAGTTCCTCCAGAGGTTTTCTCACTTTTTTCCTGGTCATTTCCACCAGTCCGAAATGTGTGAATCCTGCTATATTTGTAAGTCCGGGGTCGGAAGCTGTGCCTTTTTTCAAAGCTTTAAGCACAATCTCCCTGTCTTCCTCCTGCTTCATATCGATGAAATCAATTATAATAATCCCGCCAATGTCTCTTAACCTCAACTGCTCTGCCACCGCATGTGCTGCATCAGTATTGGTCTTTAATACCGTTTCCCGAAGGCTGCCTTTCCCGGTATACTTGCCGGTGTTTACATCAATGACTGTCATAGCCTCCGTACTTTCGACAATTAAAAATCCTCCGTTTTTCAGCCATACATGCTTTTTCAAGGATTTGTCCAGCTGCTGGCCCATTCCATAAGCGTCAAATAAATCCTCTTTTCCCTGGTACAGCTGCAGACGCTCACTGGCATCGTCGCCACTCCACTTCAGGAGGCTTTGGTACGCCTGATAATCATCGGTAATTACTTCGGTTTTTCCATCGCTGAACAGATCCCGGTGTACACGATAAATAAGGGAAGACTGATCGAAAAGAAGATAAGGCGGAGAGACGTCTTTTTTGTTTTGCATCATCTCTTCGTGCTGGTCTCTTAACCTGCCCAATTCCTCGAGCACAACCCCTTCTTCTGCTGATTCGGCGACTGTCCGGATAATCATACCTTCCTGATCTTCAAGAGCTGTTTTTCCGAAAGACCGCCACTTTTCCCTTACCTCACCGGACTTCATTTTTTTCGACACCGCTACGTAATTTGCATGAGGCATATACACAATATATTTTCCAGGAAGTGAAATATTTTCTGTCAGCCGGACTCCTTTGTTTCCTGTCTCCTCCTTTGTAACCTGGACAACGATACTCTGCCCTTTTGTAAGGAGAGAACTGACAGAAGGAGCTTTCCGCTGATCTTCATCCTCCCTGTACGGGAGATAGCCAATCAGTTCATTCCTGTATAAAAACCCGTTTCGCGTTGCTCCAATATTTACAAAAGCAGCTTCCATACCAGGAACAATGTCTTCCACTTTCCCAAGAATGATATTTCCTGACCGTGTCAGCTCGTTTTCCTGTTCAAACAGCCACTGGACTATATTGCCATCCTCTGTTACCGCTCCCCGCTTTTCACCTGTTTTCATGCTCAATATCACTTTTCTCAATACATTTTGCTCCAATCCGTACATTAGTTGCGACTATTATATATGTAAAGACGTAAAACTGACAAGCCCTGGCCGTACACTGTAACTTTGAATCGCCCTCATTTCACCTGCTAAAAAAAACAAAAAAGCCTGCCTGTATATTCAGGCAGTCATCACAGCCAATATTTTTTAAAAAATTTTCATCAGAGGAAGCAGCCGTTTTTTTTCATCGAAGAACGCATTCAGTATCTCTCGCTCCTCTATCACGCCATAGTTACTGCCTAAAGTGAAATAATGATACCTCTCCCGGTTCACCTTTTTGATTGCCTCAGTAACTGTCGTTGCTGGAGAGACTTTCACTTGCATTTCCCCCTTGAACCCAGCTTTTCTTTTCCTTTCCAGGAGGAAACGGAGAAAAAGAAAATGCCGTTGTTTCCACTCCAGGTAGTGATGGACCCATAAGAATAACACCACGATAATTAAGTTTAAATGAAAAGGCAGGATTAATAGAGAAATTATTGTGATTGCCGACAACAGAATCGCGGAAAAATAAAAACTAAACCGGACAGCCTGATGAAAGGGCAGGAGCCAGGAAAGGAAGGCAAAAATCAGTTTTCCCCCGTCCAATGGGAGGACTGGCAGGAGATTAAACAGAAGAATCGTTAAATTATGGAAGAGAAAAACCTGATGGTCTCCTTCACTCCACAGGGGTGTAGCGAGAAGAAGATAGCTTGCCCCGATTAGCCATAAATGCTGAAGGGGGCCACTTATCGTCACGATGATCTCTTCCTTCACAGGCCGGTTTCCGTACTCTTCCGTCTCAGCCATTCCCCCAAATGGAAGGAGCATAATTTTCCTGATCCGCCAGCCAAAACGGTAGGCCGCATAACTATGGCCAAGTTCGTGTACGAACACGATGAGAAAAAGCATAATGATTTCTTTAAAGTAGCCCGTCAGCCCGCCTATGCCAAGAATGCCCCATAAAACCGGATGTATATGGACTTTCTTCAGGAGACTAATCAAAATTGATCACTTCGTTAGGATCTATAAATGTATCTCCTTCCTTTAATGCAAAATAGTAGACACCGAGGTCTTCTTCTTCCTGATGGGGAGAAACTTCACCGAGAAAATCCCCGCTGTCAACATGGTCGTATAACTTAACCGGTATGTTTTCCAGCCTTCCATACCAGGACTCTCCCCCGTCATAATGACGGATCACTATGACATTTCCCCATTCATTTGCTTCATCTTCCCCAATGAACCTTACTACGCCGCTTCGGACCGCTTCTACCTTTTCCCCTTTATTTGTCTCTACATAGATCCCCCGCCCATTTTGTTCAAAAGACTCTCTTATAGTTCCTGAAGCAGGCAGCGCGTAGATATCAGAAGGGTCTCTTTCCTGTTCAAAATCACCTGGCGCCACTACTTCCATCTGTGGCGGCAGCAGTGCAACGGGACGTCCAAAGGCTTCTTCATACCAGCCTGCTACTGTACTGAATTGAAAATCCTCGCTAAATGATGTCTGCACATAATTCCGCATACCTTCCAGGGAAGAGCTTTGTGACTGAAATAAAATGCCTATGGCAAAAAACAGGCATATACTTGCCAAGATCTGCATGATGAACCGGTCTTTCCGGAAAAATGGTTCGTTTTTTTTCTGGCTGCTGACATCTTTATACTTGCCATCAAAAGTATAAAGGGTGTCTTCCCTTTCCTCCTCATGTTTCCAGCTGTACGGCAATACTGGTCCCCCGGAGGATCTTTCCCTGGCAATCTGCCTGTGAGGCACCGGCCTTCTTTTTCTCCGCTTAGCCTCCATCCTCCGTTTTAATTTATCCACCCGATTATTCATAGCTTCCTCACCCACTTCGTTTCTTTGTACAATGTATGACTTGTCCTCAGCAGATATGCCAGTTTGTCCCTGTAAAAGCGCTCTGAGTCTGTGTATAATCTGCAGCTCTCCCAATAACAGAAAAAACGGCATCCATCTTCGGATACCGTTTCAATCATTTTTATTTTTATGCTGCCTGCCCCTGAGGACCTTCTGTATCGATTACTTTCTTGCGGGTAAATACAGTTTTCAGGTAAGGAATCACCCAGCGGTCGCCGCCGATTCTTCCTGCGTTATAACCAGCTGCAAGAATGAAGATTGTCAGGACAACCATCCAAGGATTGGAAGAAATCGTACCTGCGAACATGAACGCGAAGTTCATCACAATTCCAAAGAATGCTGCCGCAGTTGTTAAAATTCCAAGCATTAATCCAAGGCCTACAAGCACCTCGCCCCAAGCTACAAGGAAGCTGAACATTTCAGCGTTTGGCAGAGCGAATGACTCAATAAATGCGTGATAAGTTGGATACTGTTCCATAACCATTTCATTATTAACTACACCTGTAAGATAGCCTGATGCGTCGAATCCACCTGTAACTTTGCCCCATCCTGCTGACAGCCAGCTCCAGCCAAGGTACACACGAAGAATTGTCAAAATACCCGCCGCAATTTTGTTATTCCTGATAAAGTCCATAAACATGTTAATTCCCCCTATATTAGTTTAGAATAATTGCCCTGGCATTTATGATGCCGTTGTATAAAGCTTGTTGTTGTTTAATTGGTTTGTTAAGTGATCACTAACGTTTTCTACACTTTTATTATATAGCGGATTTACCTGTGAAAACATTCACATGTGTGACCGTTCTGTTGCAGACTGGTGACTAAAGTGTGACATAAAGCACAATTAACCAGTGACGAGAATCACAGCCTCTAAAACTTCATTGTGCAAAGAAAAGACCTCCGTTTTCCAAGTGGAGAACGAAGGTTCAGAAAATAATTAATCAGGGGGTAGTGTATTTTATTCCCTCGACACTAAAAGTGTTAAAATATTGACAGGGGAATCCCTGCAGAACGTCTGCCGCACTATAAGTTTTTCCATCCACCAAAAAACCGCTTGTCCAGTTTTAAGGACAAACGGCTTTTCATTACCCTCTTATACCGAGGAATTTTTTCATTCGTGTAAAAACACCTTTATCATTTTCCAGAGACATGAGCGGAACCGATTCGCCGCATATTCTCCGGGCAATATTCCTGTACGCAATTGCTGCTTTCACTTTAGGGTTCATTGCTACTGGTTCACCGGAATTAGAAGCTTTAATTACTTCATCTTCATCAACAACGATTCCCAGAAGCTCAATAGAAAGGATAGAAACAACTTCTTCCACATCAAGGGAATCTCCGCTTTTACTCATATGGGGCCTGATGCGGTTGATCACTAGTTTAGCGGGATCAATTTGTTCTTCCTTTTCCAGGAGCCCGATAATCCTGTCGGCATCACGGACAGAAGAGATTTCCGGTGTAGTAACTACGATCGCTTTATCTGCTCCGGAAACTGCATTTTTAAAACCCTGTTCAATACCTGCCGGACAGTCGATCAGTATATAATCGTAATCTTTTTTCAGTTCGTCTATCAGATCTTTCATCTGCTCAGGTTTGATTGCTGACTTATCCTTCGTCTGGGCTGCAGGAAGAAGGTTCAGACATTCAAAGCGTTTATCAGTTACAAGAGCCTGATGAAGCCGGCATCGCCCCTCCACTACATCTACCAGGTCGTAAATGATCCTGTTTTCGAGCCCCATAACCACATCCAGGTTACGGAGTCCTATATCGGTGTCTACTAGACAGACTCTCTTACCTGATAATGCCAAAGCAGTTCCTACGTTCGCAGTAGTGGTAGTTTTACCAACACCGCCCTTACCTGATGTTACAACAATCGCTTCTCCCACGTCATTCTCCCCTTTCTCCTAAACCTGTAAAACTATGTAAACCATACTTAAGGAACAAAGAGATACTTTATAATCTGTAAAAATCATGTGCCTTTTTTATTCAGGACAGGTAACTTAATTTTAACACACCATGAATTCTCTATGCGAAAAGAAATTTAAAGGGAAGATGGAAACCTGGATTTATTATATCATGCTGGCAATCTCCGGACGTATATTCTGGAGATGCTGCACTTTGTCAATAACCATTTCTCCGCCTTCGTCCACAAAAGCGCATTCCATTATAAGCTCTTTATCACTTTCCTCCTCAGGAGGCCTGCGGATTACATCGGCTATCCTGAGCTGGGATGGCAGCATGGAAGACCCGCAAATAACGGACTGTCTGTTACCTTCACAGCCTGCATGGGCAATTCCGCGCATTTTTCCAATTACAAAAATATTGCCGGAAGCTTTAATTGTGCCTCCAGGATTAACATCCCCGATTAAAAGAAGGTCTCCTGTCACCTCAATAACCTGGCCTGACCGGACAATTCGAAGCAGGCGGTTAACCTCCTGGCTCCGAATCGCCTTCTCAGCTTCTTCTTTAGACATGACCTCTGATTCCACAGTCACTTCCACACCATTAATATGGTTTGATAAGGCTTCTTTCAGGGCATCAAGCTGCTGAGGGTCCAGATACCTTTTTCCTGAAACGAGCTTTATGCGGACCTGCCCTTCTTCACTGTCACTCGAAGGAGGACGATCGGAGAGCTTATCATTTAATTCAGTTAACAGTGAGTCGAAGGAACACTGGTCGTTCAGAATAAAGGTCAGACCGTCCTTTGTTCCTTTTATAAGCACATTTTGTTTTCTAAGCTGTTTCTGAACCATCTGTTCCTTACACCTCACTTCAGCTGTTTCTATGGTCAAGCTACGTTATTTTTCAATTGTTTTCCCCTTCATGACGCTCGCCTGCAAAACTGTATAAGTTAGAACAAGCCATCATCTTCATTCCTCTTTATAAATTCGAACCACTTTCTCAGCGGATAGGCAGCGGCCGCCAGTACGAAGAAATTCATTGCGAGACTTGGCAGAAAACGGCTGTACAGAAATTCATGATGGGGAATAGCAGTCATACCCAGCAGGAGCATCATACCGTACAGGAAATACTCCAGCAGGATTACCGCTGTTATCGTTAAAAAAACAGCTGCTGGAAGATTCCTTTGAAAAAAAGGAATCGAAATTGATAAAAGATATGCAAGCAGTCCCATGGCAAACGTATATATCCCCAGAAGCGAGGAATAAATAACGTCAAACATGACTCCAAAAATCACACCGTACAGCGTTCCTGTACCCCTGCCCCGGAAGATTCCGGCAAAGATAATCAGCATGAATGACCATCTTGGGATAAACAGGAGGTCAGAACCGAACTGATCAGGAGCAAAAATCTGAAATACTGTTCCTTCTATTATAAACAAAACAAAGAGTACAAGAAATAAAGAATATTTCCTCATCATTGCCCGCCCTCGACTTCAGGGTCAATCTCAGACTCCAGGGAGCTTGCTCCCCGCTCTATTACTAGAACAGAATCAAGCTGCCTGAAATCAGCAGCAGGCTCGATATAAGCAGTCTGGCTCAGACCAAATTCGTCCGGCTCAAAATAAACGATTTCTCCAATAGGGAGACCCCGTGGGAAAATTCCGCCCAGTCCGGAAGTAACGACCATCTGCCCTTCTTCCAGCTCGGCATCTATATCAATCTTTGTAAACTGAAGATAGCCGGATTCCTCATGGATTCCTTCTATAAAACCATATGTTGGTTCATCATTATCCGCAAAAGCGGAAATACGGTTTGTATGATCCTGGTCACTCAGCAGCTGTATCGTGGAGCTGAACTGGGAAACCTGATGCACCTTCCCGATTAATCCAGTTGAAGTCATCACAGCCATGTTTTCTTCAATACCGTCCTGACCACCTTTATTAATCCCGATGTATTCATTCCACCGGTCAGGAGAGCGATGAATGACAAGTGCAGAGCGGACAGTATAATCATACAGATTCTCGCTCATATCAAGGGAATCTTTCAGTTCTTCGTTAACTCTCCGTAACTCAGTAAGTTCCACCTGAAGAGCGGCATATTCATCGAGATGGGACTTTAAAACCTGGTTTTCCTCATAGATGTTGCGCATATCATTTACACTCTCAAAGAAACCCGCTGCAAAATGAGCGGGTCTTGAGAATCCGGACTGAACCCATCCGATACTGTCTGTCAGAAACTGTTCAGGCCAGGATAATGAACGCCTTTCACTCATGGAATAGCCGATGAGGCCTACCAGGATGATAATGCATACGAGTAAAACAATCAGTCGCTTGTTGGAAAAAAATGAAGGCATTTGCGACACCTGCTATCCTTTTCTGTTTGATCTTACCGTAATACCAGCTTTTGAACGAAAGAGATGGAGATTTTCCAACGCTCTTCCTGTACCTATAGCCACACAGTCAAGTGGGTTTTCAGATACAAGTACAGGCATATTTGTTTCTTCAGCTAAAACTCTGTCGAGGTTACGCAATAAAGCGCCCCCTCCGGTGAGGACAATTCCCCGGTCCATAATATCTGCCGCAAGTTCCGGAGGTGACTGTTCCAAAGTATCTTTAACAGACTGAACGATCATAGCCACTGTGTCTTCCAGAGCTCCCGCTATTTCATCTGCGTTGATAGTGATTGTTTTTGGAAGGCCGCTCACAAGGTCACGTCCACGGATTTCCATCTCCTCATTTGTATCCGGCTTGCCTGCAGAACCTATTTCAAATTTAATGGATTCGGCAGTTCTTTCACCGATCATTAAGTTATAGTTTTTCTTAACATATTGTACGATGGCATCGTCCATTTCATCCCCTGCAACACGGACAGACTGGCTCGTTACAATTCCGCCCAGTGAAATAATCGCCACTTCTGTCGTTCCGCCTCCGATATCAACAACCATGCTTCCAGTTGGCTCCCAGACTGGCAGGTCCGCTCCAATCGCTGCGGCAAATGGTTCTTCAATGGTGTACGCTTCCTTCGCTCCAGCCTGTTTCGTAGCATCCTCAACAGCTCTTTTTTCAACAGCTGTAATGCCGGATGGCACACAAACCATGACGTTAGGCTTTCTTGTGAAAATAGACCGGTTCCTTAATGCCTGGCGGATAAAGTACTTCATCATTGTCGCGGTAGTATCAAAGTCAGCGATAACTCCGTCTTTCATCGGACGAATCGCTACGATATTTCCAGGAGTACGCCCAATCATGTTTTTAGCATCATTACCTACAGCTTCTATTGAACCGGAGTCCGAACGAATCGCAACAACGGACGGCTCCCGTAAAATAACACCTTTACCTTTAACATAAACAAGTGTATTAGCAGTACCTAAGTCAATTCCTAAATCTTTTGAAAAACCACCGAACATCTATGTAATCTCCCTTCATCGTTAACAAAACTCATATCGTTAATTATACTCAATATCTTTCGGAATGAGTAGCATTTTTCATTCAGCAAAATTAAAAACTTTTAAGCAGTCCTGTTTCCTGTAATATGGCTTTCCGCTGAGAACTGTTCTAAGCCAGCAGAACCTTCTGACAGGAAAAATAAGCTGATTTTTATATCCTATAATAATAATTGAAATTTGTATATTAATTTTTGTTTCCGTTCACTCAATAGTAGTCATTTTCCCTAAGTCATGAGCCTGAATAAAAGGGCTCTTGTCGAAAATTGCCTCATATTATCCTATCATAATGGTCTGATCTTGTATATCATAAGGAAGTCTCTGTAGTTACATACGGTTGTTATTATATTAATTGTGATGCTGACACAGCTAATCCAACAAAAAAAGCTTCACAAGACGTGAAATCTTGTGAAGCTTTAAACATTTCATATAAACTTAGTTTTTCACTATTTCTTTAGACAGCTCTTCAGGGTTATTTGTTAAATCAAAACGATCTGCGTTCATGATCTTCACCCATGCTGCGATAAAGTCACGGACGAATTTTTCCCTATTATCTTCCTGTGCATACACTTCTGCAAGAGCCCGGAGTACAGAATGTGAACCGAAGACGAGGTCCACCCGGGTAGCTGTACGCTTTAGTTCCCCAGTCTTTCTGTCAAATCCTTCATAGGTAAGATTATCTTTCGGCTTCCACTGAATACCCATGTCAAGCAGATTGACAAAGAAGTCTGGCGTAAGGGCGCCGACATGATCTGTAAATACACCGTGTTCGGTACCACGATGGTTGGTTCCCAGTACACGCAAACCTCCCACAAGCACTGTCATTTCCTTAGCAGTAAGGCCGAGCAGCTGCGCCTTGTCCAGCATTAGCTCTTCCGGACTTACAGCAAACTCTTTCTTCTGGTAATTACGGAAACCATCCGCCAGAGGCTCCAGCACCTCAAAGTTTTCCACGTCTGTCTGTTCCTGTGAAGCATCGCCGCGTCCAGGTTCGAACGGTACTGTAACATCATAACCGGCGTCTTTTGCAGCTTTTTCAATAGCTGCGCTGCCGCCAAGTACAATTAAATCAGCAAGGCTGACCTCTTTAATGAAGTCGTTCTTAATGTCTTCAAGAACAGAAAGAACTTTTGAAAGCTGTTCAGGCTCATTTGCTTCCCAGTTCTTCTGTGGTTCAAGCCGAATGCGTGCGCCATTTGCCCCGCCCCGCATATCAGATCCTCGGAAAGTGCTTGCAGAAGCCCATGATGTCGTAACGAGCTCGCTCACCGAAAGTCCTGAGTCGAGAATCTTCGACTTCAGCTCAGCAATGTCTGAATCCGTTAAGTCATAGTTACCTTTCGGCGTCGGATCCTGCCAGATAAAATCTTCTTCCGGAACGTCCGGGCCAAGATATCTGTCGCGAGGACCCATATCACGGTGAAGAAGTTTGAACCATGCACGGGCAAATGCGTCAGCAAACTCATCCGGATTCTCATGGAATCGACGGGCTATCTTTTCGTAATCCGGGTCCTCACGCATCGCCATATCTGCTGTAGTCATCATCGTCTTCACTTTTTTAGAAGAATCATGGGCATCTGGTGCCATATGCTCCTCATCCACATCTACAGGCTCCCACTGGTAAGCGCCGGCTGGGCTCTTCGTGAGTTTCCATTCATATCCGAACAGCAAATCAAAATAACTCATATCCCAT
Protein-coding regions in this window:
- the minC gene encoding septum site-determining protein MinC → MVQKQLRKQNVLIKGTKDGLTFILNDQCSFDSLLTELNDKLSDRPPSSDSEEGQVRIKLVSGKRYLDPQQLDALKEALSNHINGVEVTVESEVMSKEEAEKAIRSQEVNRLLRIVRSGQVIEVTGDLLLIGDVNPGGTIKASGNIFVIGKMRGIAHAGCEGNRQSVICGSSMLPSQLRIADVIRRPPEEESDKELIMECAFVDEGGEMVIDKVQHLQNIRPEIASMI
- the rplU gene encoding 50S ribosomal protein L21; the encoded protein is MYAIIETGGKQVKVTEGQEVFIEKLDAAEGDTVTFENVILVGGDETKVGAPFVEGATVSAKVEKQGRGKKLTVFKYKAKKNYRRKQGHRQPYTKVTIEKINA
- a CDS encoding M23 family metallopeptidase, with amino-acid sequence MGELQIIHRLRALLQGQTGISAEDKSYIVQRNEVGEEAMNNRVDKLKRRMEAKRRKRRPVPHRQIARERSSGGPVLPYSWKHEEEREDTLYTFDGKYKDVSSQKKNEPFFRKDRFIMQILASICLFFAIGILFQSQSSSLEGMRNYVQTSFSEDFQFSTVAGWYEEAFGRPVALLPPQMEVVAPGDFEQERDPSDIYALPASGTIRESFEQNGRGIYVETNKGEKVEAVRSGVVRFIGEDEANEWGNVIVIRHYDGGESWYGRLENIPVKLYDHVDSGDFLGEVSPHQEEEDLGVYYFALKEGDTFIDPNEVINFD
- a CDS encoding ribosomal-processing cysteine protease Prp, whose amino-acid sequence is MINVVFDRNQDGTIHTFTMSGHADFAESGKDLVCAGASTVSFGTVNAIAAICGVELDVEMEGEGGFLRCRVPKKLDTDTYEKVQLLLEGMFYSLKTLEEQYGQFIQIKT
- the mreD gene encoding rod shape-determining protein MreD, translated to MMRKYSLFLVLFVLFIIEGTVFQIFAPDQFGSDLLFIPRWSFMLIIFAGIFRGRGTGTLYGVIFGVMFDVIYSSLLGIYTFAMGLLAYLLSISIPFFQRNLPAAVFLTITAVILLEYFLYGMMLLLGMTAIPHHEFLYSRFLPSLAMNFFVLAAAAYPLRKWFEFIKRNEDDGLF
- a CDS encoding M50 family metallopeptidase, whose product is MISLLKKVHIHPVLWGILGIGGLTGYFKEIIMLFLIVFVHELGHSYAAYRFGWRIRKIMLLPFGGMAETEEYGNRPVKEEIIVTISGPLQHLWLIGASYLLLATPLWSEGDHQVFLFHNLTILLFNLLPVLPLDGGKLIFAFLSWLLPFHQAVRFSFYFSAILLSAITIISLLILPFHLNLIIVVLFLWVHHYLEWKQRHFLFLRFLLERKRKAGFKGEMQVKVSPATTVTEAIKKVNRERYHYFTLGSNYGVIEEREILNAFFDEKKRLLPLMKIF
- a CDS encoding DoxX family protein → MFMDFIRNNKIAAGILTILRVYLGWSWLSAGWGKVTGGFDASGYLTGVVNNEMVMEQYPTYHAFIESFALPNAEMFSFLVAWGEVLVGLGLMLGILTTAAAFFGIVMNFAFMFAGTISSNPWMVVLTIFILAAGYNAGRIGGDRWVIPYLKTVFTRKKVIDTEGPQGQAA
- the minD gene encoding septum site-determining protein MinD, with protein sequence MGEAIVVTSGKGGVGKTTTTANVGTALALSGKRVCLVDTDIGLRNLDVVMGLENRIIYDLVDVVEGRCRLHQALVTDKRFECLNLLPAAQTKDKSAIKPEQMKDLIDELKKDYDYILIDCPAGIEQGFKNAVSGADKAIVVTTPEISSVRDADRIIGLLEKEEQIDPAKLVINRIRPHMSKSGDSLDVEEVVSILSIELLGIVVDEDEVIKASNSGEPVAMNPKVKAAIAYRNIARRICGESVPLMSLENDKGVFTRMKKFLGIRG
- a CDS encoding MBL fold metallo-hydrolase is translated as MKITVIGYWGGYPGPDGATSAYLLKEEDTKILLDCGSGAVSKLQKYIETADLDALILTHYHHDHVADVGVLQYSRVVDMNLERSTRPLKIYGHTRDPEGFQRLGKEPYAIAEEYDPEGVLKIGPFTFTFQETSHPAPCYAIKVESSVSGKSFVYTGDTTYNKNLVPFMKGSELLIGEASFYDGQEAQKYGHMTSSEAGRLAEAGEVEKLLLSHLPHFGEHKDLVTEAEKHFSGEVTLAYEGLEIEIK
- the mreC gene encoding rod shape-determining protein MreC codes for the protein MPSFFSNKRLIVLLVCIIILVGLIGYSMSERRSLSWPEQFLTDSIGWVQSGFSRPAHFAAGFFESVNDMRNIYEENQVLKSHLDEYAALQVELTELRRVNEELKDSLDMSENLYDYTVRSALVIHRSPDRWNEYIGINKGGQDGIEENMAVMTSTGLIGKVHQVSQFSSTIQLLSDQDHTNRISAFADNDEPTYGFIEGIHEESGYLQFTKIDIDAELEEGQMVVTSGLGGIFPRGLPIGEIVYFEPDEFGLSQTAYIEPAADFRQLDSVLVIERGASSLESEIDPEVEGGQ
- a CDS encoding Rne/Rng family ribonuclease, which produces MKTGEKRGAVTEDGNIVQWLFEQENELTRSGNIILGKVEDIVPGMEAAFVNIGATRNGFLYRNELIGYLPYREDEDQRKAPSVSSLLTKGQSIVVQVTKEETGNKGVRLTENISLPGKYIVYMPHANYVAVSKKMKSGEVREKWRSFGKTALEDQEGMIIRTVAESAEEGVVLEELGRLRDQHEEMMQNKKDVSPPYLLFDQSSLIYRVHRDLFSDGKTEVITDDYQAYQSLLKWSGDDASERLQLYQGKEDLFDAYGMGQQLDKSLKKHVWLKNGGFLIVESTEAMTVIDVNTGKYTGKGSLRETVLKTNTDAAHAVAEQLRLRDIGGIIIIDFIDMKQEEDREIVLKALKKGTASDPGLTNIAGFTHFGLVEMTRKKVRKPLEELLTEPCEVCGGTGRLRTVKSGAAELERGILELKNTEDEAVLVEASPGLLKEMLDNGNDSRLNKLEGTSGKKLFLLSSTELQGKFPYYIIRMLGSREKIKNVWLERK
- the rpmA gene encoding 50S ribosomal protein L27 — its product is MFLKLDIQFFAQKKGVGSTKNGRDSIAKRLGTKRGDGQMVTGGSILVRQRGTRIYPGVNVGKGGDDTLFAKVDGVVKFERVGRDRKRVSVYPEAQEA